TGCACCGTTCTGGGGCAATGTCAATGTCAACTTATTTATGTTACGGTGCACTAGGTGTAGGAATGAAGCCCGCCGAGTATGAGATTCGAGAAAAAGGTGAGAATAGCCATGACAAAACCGATTATCGCAACTACTGCCGACCTTCTCCCCTTCCATCCCATAACGTAGCGTGTATGGAGATAGACGGTATAGATCGCCCAAACAACAAGTGAGCTTACCTCTTTCGGGTCCCACCCCCAGAAACTTCCCCATGCCTTGTAGGCCCAAATCATACCGGCAAACATTGCGCCGACCGTAAACAGGGGATAGCCGATTGAGATTGACTTGTAGCTCACATCATCCAGAACATCGGCGGAAGGAAGTCTTGATATTAACCCTTTCCCCGGTTTCAGGCCGCTCTTCAAGAGAAACAGTATACTTGATGCGAACGCAACTGCAAATGCCCCCTCACCTGCAGCCGCAACGGAAACATGAATCTTGAGCCACACACTCTGGAGAGCCGGCATGAGCTGCTGCTGCGGTTCCTTCGGAAGAATGGAAGCGCTCACCATCAACAGGAAGGAGACGGGAGCGACGAATGCACCAATGATGGGCTTTCTCATCAGAAAGAGGAGGATCATGTATCCCGCCACGACGAACCACGCAATAAGCGAGACGTACTCGTACATGTTGGTCCACGGAGCATGACCGGCGTTTCTCCACCTGAGAAGAAGTGCGACCGTATGAGCAATGAAGCCCAAGACCATGAGCCCAGACGCAAATGTGCTCAAGAACTTCTTTTCAAATGGAATGTAGAAAACGTAGAGAACGAAGGCAAAGAGATAGACCCAGAAACAGAGCCAGAAAAAGGTTATGTCATTCGCCATCCTGTCCTCCTACAATTTATTGAGTGAATCCACAATGCGATTGATCTCATTCCGAAGTCCGGATGTGCTCTTGTTGCATACTCCGCCAACAATGACCTTGGTTTTCGCGTCGCCGGCAGTTCTTACCACGTAGCCCCAGACTCTCTTGTGATAAATGTAGAATGAAACGAATATCCCGAAGGTTCCGAGAAAGATTGCAGACCAGATGAGGCCTCTCCCCGGATTGTAGGCGACCTGGAGTCCTGTCTTGAATGCAGGCATATAACTTTCGAGTCTGAAACTATACTTCTCGCCCTGGTTTCCGTGGAAATCGGGGAAATTCGCAAAGAGCCATCTGGATGAGATGTACTTCCCATTCTCGTAGATAGAAAGCTTGACGGCTGGATTTCTGTGCTCAGTCGAACGAGAGGTCACGACACCTTGATCAATGACGAAGTCGGCCACGAAATCATCTACCTTTACCGAAAGAGGGGTGCCTTCAATCAAAACCGGACGCTGGAATTCCGCAAGGATGCTCCCCTCTTTGCCCTTGCCTCCCGCAACTGAGAAATTGATCTGCGCCCTCTCAATCCTTCTCGGGTCCTCAGGAAAATCACTCTGATAGAAACTTATTCCGCGATACTGGAGCGGGTCGTTAACCTCTATTACCTTTGTAAGAACGGGATTGCCCCCATCGATCACAGTCAGTTTCGAATGATAGTCTTTGATTTCTTGTTTCTCGCTGAGAACGAGCCAGACAGAGTCAACTCGTACTTTGAACTCCCTATCGGGAACATCTATGAATTCTCCCTGCGTCCCGTACTTTGTGATCCTGAACCCGGCCACGGAGCCGATTATTCCGCCAATCAGGAGTAGGAGCATGGCCGTGTGAGTCACGACGAAGCCAAGTCTTCCCAACCCGCCCTTTGAAGCCGATATAGTGACTATCCCAGGCTCCTTTTCGGGCCTTTTCGTGGCCAGACGGCGGTACCCCCTTCTCTTCAGTTCTGAGGCAACAAGTCTTCCGGCATCGTCAAGAGAAGCAGAAAGCTCCGCCTCCCCCTTTATCTTGAGGGCTCTCATCTCGGCCTCTGAATCCCTGAATGAGAGCGAGAATGCCGACTTCCAGGCCGGACCCAGTCTCTTTAGACTGCAGACGAGAACATTGACGCTGAGAAGAACAAGAGTCGCTAGATACCAGAATGAGCCGTAGGGGTTTATCAATCCAACCGCCTTGAGGAGTCTGTATTTCGAAAGGCCGTACCTTTCTATGTAGTATTCGGGAGGAGCACCCTGGCGAACAAACTCCCCGATGATGACGCCAAAAAGCGAGGCAACGGCCAGGATGATGAGGAGGATTATGGCAAGCCTCAGGGATGAGAATGAATCCCAGATTGTGCTTGCCGGCCCGCCGCCGGCACTAACTTCCGGCTTCGTCGTGCTTTCTTCTTCCTTAGGTTCGTCCATTGACGAGAGTTCGTCTTTCACAACTTTTGTCCTTGTCCGTTTCTGCAGCTGTATTAGTCAGGGTTCTTTTACAATAAGGGAGCTCCTTGTCGAAAGAAAAACAGTCATCGGAGCTCCTGCGTTGAAGAAGTCTTATGGTCACATCCCTAAATGAACGTCAGGGCATGATAACACTAAAACACGTAGGATGTCCAGCACGGCGCTTCCCCGGGTTCGGTGAGGAGCTCATCCTACAGCCCCCGATCCTTTCTTCATCCTTCAGTGAGGACCCGGGTATGGCCAAACGTTCTTCTGAAATATCTTGACAG
Above is a genomic segment from Candidatus Eisenbacteria bacterium containing:
- a CDS encoding cytochrome c biogenesis protein ResB → MKDELSSMDEPKEEESTTKPEVSAGGGPASTIWDSFSSLRLAIILLIILAVASLFGVIIGEFVRQGAPPEYYIERYGLSKYRLLKAVGLINPYGSFWYLATLVLLSVNVLVCSLKRLGPAWKSAFSLSFRDSEAEMRALKIKGEAELSASLDDAGRLVASELKRRGYRRLATKRPEKEPGIVTISASKGGLGRLGFVVTHTAMLLLLIGGIIGSVAGFRITKYGTQGEFIDVPDREFKVRVDSVWLVLSEKQEIKDYHSKLTVIDGGNPVLTKVIEVNDPLQYRGISFYQSDFPEDPRRIERAQINFSVAGGKGKEGSILAEFQRPVLIEGTPLSVKVDDFVADFVIDQGVVTSRSTEHRNPAVKLSIYENGKYISSRWLFANFPDFHGNQGEKYSFRLESYMPAFKTGLQVAYNPGRGLIWSAIFLGTFGIFVSFYIYHKRVWGYVVRTAGDAKTKVIVGGVCNKSTSGLRNEINRIVDSLNKL
- the ccsB gene encoding c-type cytochrome biogenesis protein CcsB, whose amino-acid sequence is MANDITFFWLCFWVYLFAFVLYVFYIPFEKKFLSTFASGLMVLGFIAHTVALLLRWRNAGHAPWTNMYEYVSLIAWFVVAGYMILLFLMRKPIIGAFVAPVSFLLMVSASILPKEPQQQLMPALQSVWLKIHVSVAAAGEGAFAVAFASSILFLLKSGLKPGKGLISRLPSADVLDDVSYKSISIGYPLFTVGAMFAGMIWAYKAWGSFWGWDPKEVSSLVVWAIYTVYLHTRYVMGWKGRRSAVVAIIGFVMAILTFFSNLILGGLHSYT